Proteins encoded in a region of the Panicum hallii strain FIL2 chromosome 3, PHallii_v3.1, whole genome shotgun sequence genome:
- the LOC112887435 gene encoding uncharacterized protein LOC112887435: MVHERRTKFLHDPVSNSDSDEIEVVPPPKRKRKPTPKISMSRAGQMGGPSHAAPRRSYQRAAQPQGDVPQEEVPIFDEYPPLQPYRKYIMHRPEYTRINFGDPGVKRVDYTTKQRGAAFKERKENPYDYEKYITDRRFWSKFQADWYISVFIEKKNAITVSKYINWDEMSEKNNPTFDLVIRECERKHLYEFLALNQDWNNELVAQFCSTAWFEGEGKNSFIHFNLQGRAFWVSYKQFATILKLDDTLDEMEIHDDINPTDEALMTLYRDEDPDIATTHGLRPYMEIMNRLFRETLTPKRGDRTKIHGTVKNLLLAMDFDHPPFSVFHFFWTELRYMLHHGSNPVIYAPYIQRMINAVTGMEFGYDAVHAPYCPQPPKEQEFPPEGESPPSAHSPPQPTMDMPSTSAMPSSSRTRPRRKGNAFISGLKALFKVCRNTNDVVRAHAQANQQSINRIERHLGIEETDWPSFPPSPPRDFPAAWEHYDVGADDDDDDDEDDE; this comes from the coding sequence atggtgcatgagaggaggaccaagttcttgcatgatccCGTCTCCAACTCCGATTCCGATGAAATTGAAGTCGTTCCTCCACCTAAGCGCAAAAGGAAGCCAACGCCCAAAATTTCAATGAGTCGAGCTGGGCAAATGGGCGGTCCTAGCCATGCGGCACCCAGGCGTAGCTACCAAAGAGCTGCTCAACCACAAGGTGATGTGCCTCAAGAGGAGGTTCCTATCTTTGATGAGTACCCTCCACTCCAACCCTACCGGAAGTACATCATGCACAGACCGGAGTACACAAGGATCAACTTCGGTGACCCTGGAGTGAAGCGAGTGGAttacaccacaaagcaaagaGGTGCTGCATttaaggaaagaaaggaaaatcctTATGATTATGAGAAGTACATCACGGATAGGAGGTTTTGGAGCAAATTTCAAGCTGATTGGTACATATCCGTCTTTATTGAGAAGAAGAATGCTATCACCGTCTCCAAGTACATCAATTGGGATGAAATGAGTGAGAAAAATAATCCAACCTTTGACTTGGTCATACGTGAATGTGAGAGGAAACACCTCTATGAATTCTTGGCCCTCAATCAAGATTGGAACAATGAGTTGGTTGCTCAATTTTGCTCCACTGCTTGGTTTGAAGGTGAGGGCAAGAATTCCTTTATTCACTTCAATCTTCAAGGGCGCGCCTTCTGGGTTTCATACAAGCAATTTGCTACTATCCTTAAGCTTGATGACACTCTAGATGAGATGGAAATTCACGATGACATCAATCCAACGGATGAAGCTCTTATGACTCTCTATCGGGATGAGGATCCGGATATAGCGACGACTCATGGACTACGTCCATATATGGAGATCATGAACAGGCTATTCCGGGAGACCTTGACTCCCAAGAGGGGTGATCGCACCAAGATTCATGGTACGGTCAAGAACCTTCTTCTAGCTATGGACTTTGATCACCCGCCCTTTAGTGTCTTTCACTTTTTCTGGACGGAGTTGAGGTACATGCTCCATCATGGCAGTAATCCAGTTATCTATGCTCCATACATTCAAAGGATGATTAATGCCGTGACTGGAATGGAGTTTGGATATGATGCGGTCCATGCCCCATACTGCCCACAGCCTCCCAAGGAGCAAGAGTTTCCACCAGAGGGCGAGTCTCCCCCATCAGCTCACTCTCCACCCCAGCCCACTATGGATATGCCCTCCACCTCGGCGATGCCTTCCTCTTCTAGGACTCGTCCTCGCAGGAAAGGCAATGCCTTTATTTCTGGCTTGAAAGCTCTCTTCAAAGTATGCCGCAACACCAACGATGTAGTTCGTGCTCACGCTCAGGCAAATCAGCAGAGTATCAACAGGATTGAGCGCCACCTTGGCATTGAGGAGACGGATTGGCCCTCGTTTCCGCCTTCTCCTCCTAGGGACTTTCCAGCTGCGTGGGAGCATTATGATGTAGGtgctgatgatgatgatgatgatgatgaggatgatgagtga